In Arachis stenosperma cultivar V10309 chromosome 1, arast.V10309.gnm1.PFL2, whole genome shotgun sequence, one DNA window encodes the following:
- the LOC130970478 gene encoding putative E3 ubiquitin-protein ligase RF298 isoform X3, with the protein MVSLVASGSSQMSPSVSVQEKGSRNKRKFRADPPLGESNKIIPSPQSECLGYEFSAEKFEIAPAHGQAAACDLCSISQDHSADGLKLDLGLYSPGSASEVGPSHPKEGLEADEFNDADWNDLTEAQLEELVLSNLDTIFKSAIKKIAALGYTEEIATKAILRSGICYGYKDTESNIIDNAVAFLRNSQEIDPSREHYFEDLVQLEKYILAELVCVLREVRPFFSIGDAMWCLLICDMNVSHACAMDGDPLSCLGSDGTMDGGSSSQMELQSTAEIKVPEFSFPNPCKSIPAGSHNSQSKKPFAVGIPGMNNSKNSHVLGGGLLENGGTTFGSDCVNKAFTTVATSQSPLVDEKWGNVRKFHSGSTKRDYVLRQKSFHVEKNYRTYGSKGSSRGGKLSSFGSLILDKKLKSVSESSTINLKSASLQISKAMGVDVIQDNNANFSSPAGPSVSTSFRLDSAPDLISRSTNTSYSVHAANTLPAFSSPAPLSATDTDLSLSLSSRIKSSPAPVYVNKEAPSSSHVGLSSDKPLGQRVPQDRKDEMILKLVPRVRELQNQLQEWTEWANQKVMQAARRLGKDKAELKTLRQEKEEVERLKKEKQSLEENTLKKLSEMENALCKASGQVERANAAVRKLEVENAALRREMEAAKLRAAETAASCQEVSKREKKTQIKFQSWEKQKSLFQEELVTEKRKLAQLLQELEQSKVQQEQAEGKYHTG; encoded by the coding sequence ATGGTTTCATTGGTTGCCAGTGGCAGCAGTCAAATGTCTCCTTCAGTTTCtgtccaagaaaaaggaagtaGAAATAAGAGAAAATTCAGGGCTGATCCTCCTTTGGGGGAGTCCAATAAGATTATTCCTTCACCCCAAAGTGAGTGCCTTGGTTATGAATTCTCTGCTGAGAAGTTTGAAATTGCCCCGGCTCATGGGCAAGCCGCGGCTTGTGACCTGTGTAGTATTAGCCAGGATCATTCTGCCGATGGATTGAAGCTTGACCTTGGGTTGTATAGTCCTGGAAGTGCATCTGAGGTCGGGCCTAGTCATCCAAAGGAAGGACTCGAGGCAGATGAATTCAACGATGCTGATTGGAATGATCTCACTGAAGCCCAATTGGAAGAGCTTGTCTTGAGTAATTTGGACACCATTTTCAAGAgtgcaataaaaaaaattgctgCATTGGGATATACAGAAGAAATTGCAACTAAGGCCATCTTGAGGTCTGGCATCTGCTATGGATATAAAGATACTGAGTCTAATATAATTGATAATGCTGTAGCATTTCTTAGAAACAGCCAAGAGATTGATCCTTCACGCGAGCACTATTTTGAAGATTTAGTGCAGCTTGAGAAGTATATCTTAGCTGAATTGGTTTGTGTACTTAGAGAGGTTAGGCCATTCTTCAGTATCGGCGATGCAATGTGGTGTTTGTTAATTTGCGACATGAATGTGTCACATGCTTGTGCAATGGATGGTGACCCTTTAAGTTGTTTAGGTAGTGATGGCACTATGGATGGTGGTTCATCTAGCCAAATGGAATTGCAATCAACAGCAGAAATAAAAGTTCCTGAGTTCAGTTTTCCAAATCCTTGTAAATCGATTCCTGCAGGTTCTCATAATTCTCAATCCAAGAAACCCTTCGCGGTGGGAATTCCTGGCATGAATAACTCAAAGAATTCTCATGTTCTTGGTGGTGGACTCTTAGAGAATGGGGGTACCACTTTTGGATCTGATTGTGTTAATAAAGCTTTTACTACTGTTGCAACATCTCAATCTCCCCTGGTCGATGAAAAATGGGGGAATGTTAGGAAGTTccattctggcagcaccaagagGGACTATGTTCTTCGACAAAAGTCGTTTCATGTGGAAAAGAATTATCGGACTTATGGATCCAAAGGGTCTTCAAGAGGAGGGAAGCTGAGTAGCTTTGGTAGTTTAATCTTGGATAAGAAACTTAAATCTGTGTCAGAATCTTCTACGATAAATTTAAAGAGTGCATCCTTACAGATAAGTAAGGCAATGGGGGTTGATGTGATTCAAGACAATAATGCTAATTTCTCATCCCCTGCCGGACCATCTGTCTCGACTTCATTCCGGTTGGATTCTGCTCCTGATCTCATCTCTAGATCGACCAATACTTCgtattcagtacatgcagcaaaTACTCTACCTGCATTCAGTAGTCCAGCTCCTTTATCAGCTACAGATACTGATCTTTCTCTTTCATTGTCTTCAAGAATCAAGTCTTCTCCGGCACCTGTCTACGTCAATAAGGAGGCACCTAGTAGTAGTCATGTGGGTTTATCATCTGACAAGCCCCTTGGTCAACGGGTACCACAAGATAGAAAGGATGAAATGATTTTGAAGCTGGTTCCAAGGGTTCGTGAGCTGCAAAATCAACTTCAAGAATGGACTGAATGGGCCAATCAAAAAGTTATGCAGGCTGCTCGTCGGCTGGGTAAGGATAAGGCTGAGCTCAAGACACTTCGACAAGAGAAAGAGGAAGTTGAGCGTCTTAAGAAAGAGAAACAATCTCTGGAAGAAAACACTCTGAAGAAGCTTTCCGAGATGGAAAATGCCTTATGCAAAGCAAGTGGACAGGTAGAGCGAGCTAATGCTGCTGTTAGGAAGCTTGAGGTTGAGAATGCTGCTTTAAGGAGAGAGATGGAAGCTGCTAAACTACGTGCTGCAGAAACTGCCGCAAGCTGTCAGGAGGTCtcaaaaagggaaaagaaaaccCAAATAAAGTTTCAGTCTTGGGAGAAACAGAAATCCTTGTTTCAGGAAGAGCTAGTTACCGAAAAACGTAAATTAGCGCAGCTGCTGCAGGAACTAGAGCAATCTAAGGTGCAACAGGAACAAGCTGAG